ACCGGGGTCTGGAAGTGGTTGGCCAGGTACGACAGGATCGAGATGTTCTGCTGTTTGGCAGCGGCCAGGTCCGCCGGGCTCAGGGCCAGCACGCAACTGAAGCAGAAGAACATCACCGTCAGCACCATCATCACGTGGGCGCTGGCGAGGATCTTGCCGCTCCTGGCGTCGGCCTGCTCGCCGTAGCGGTGCTTCTGGTCAACGGCAAAGGCGGAGATGATCGGCGAGTGGTTGAACGAGAACACCATTACCGGGATGGCCAGCCACAGGGTCTTGAAGAACAGCTCCAGGGGCATGCCCTCGCTGGCCTGGGCGAAGAAGGCGCCGTTCCAGTTGGGGATCAGGCTCACCGCCAGCAGCAACAGCGCGGCCACGAACGGGTAGACCAGCAGGCTCATGACCTTGACGATAATGCCCTGGCCGCTGCGCACCACGATCATCAGCCCGCAAATCAGCAGCAAGGCCAGCAGCGCCCGCGGCGGCGGGGTCATGTGCAGCTGGTGCTCCATGAAATTGCCCAGGGTGTTGGTCAGGGCGACGCTGTACACCAGCAGGATCGGGAAGATGGCAAAGAAGTACAGCAAGGTGATGAGCTTGCCGGCGCCGACGCCGAAGTGCTCTTCGACCACTTCGGTGATGTCTTCGCTGGCGCCGCGCTTGCCGGAAAGCACGAAGCGGGTCAGGCCGCGGTGAGCGTAGAAGGTCATCGGGAAGGCCAGTACCGCCAGGACCAGCAGCGGCCAGAAGCCCCCTACCCCGGCGTTGATCGGCAAGAACAGGGTACCGGCGCCGATGGCGGTGCCGTACAGGCCCAGGACCCAGGTGGTGTCGTGACGGCTCCAGGCACGGCTTTGCGCAGGCGCGGCCGAGTCCACACGAACGGTCGTGGTGCTATTTACATCAGTCATCGATATTGCCTTGTAGTTGTTTTTGTTGCGTATGAATAACTTTGGAACAGGGGTGCAGCTATCGCGGGTCAAGCCCGCTCCCACATGTAGGAGCGGGCTTGACCCGCGATGGGATCAACACTCGACGAAGGCGACCGCCAGGCCGCCGCGTGACGTCTCCTTGTAGTTGGCATGCATGTCGGCGCCGGTGTCGCGCATGGTGCGGATCACCCGGTCGAGGGAGATGAAGTGCTCGCCATCGCCACGCAAGGCCATCTGCACGGCGTTGATGGCCTTGACTGCAGCAATCGCGTT
This portion of the Pseudomonas sp. SORT22 genome encodes:
- a CDS encoding serine/threonine transporter translates to MTDVNSTTTVRVDSAAPAQSRAWSRHDTTWVLGLYGTAIGAGTLFLPINAGVGGFWPLLVLAVLAFPMTFYAHRGLTRFVLSGKRGASEDITEVVEEHFGVGAGKLITLLYFFAIFPILLVYSVALTNTLGNFMEHQLHMTPPPRALLALLLICGLMIVVRSGQGIIVKVMSLLVYPFVAALLLLAVSLIPNWNGAFFAQASEGMPLELFFKTLWLAIPVMVFSFNHSPIISAFAVDQKHRYGEQADARSGKILASAHVMMVLTVMFFCFSCVLALSPADLAAAKQQNISILSYLANHFQTPVIAFVAPLIALVAITKSFLGHYIGASEGFQGMIVKSLRSRGKQVSSKRLEQMTALFMVITCWAVATLNPSILGMIENLGGPIIACLLFLMPMYAIHKVPALRKYSGKASNVFVVLIGLITLSAILFSFFA